DNA from Desulfarculus baarsii DSM 2075:
CAGCTTGTCGCCGATGCGGAAAGGCCGATACGCCGCGATGGCCACGCCCGAGACCAGGTTGGAGAGCGTGGGCTTGGCCGCCAGGCCCACCACCAGCGCCGTGATGCCCGCGCCGGCCAGCATCGTGCTCATCAGCGCGCGCAACTGGGGCACCAGGCTGACGAAGAGCATCACCCCGGCCAGGGCCACCAGCAGCGTCTTCAACCGCACCATGTAGCGCACGATCGTCTCGTCGACCTTGCGCCGCAGGTGGCCGATGACCCATTTGGCCTGGTTTTCCATGATCTTGGTCAGCACCCGCGAGGAAACCGTGGCCACGGCGGCGATGACCACGGCCAGGCTCAGCGCCCCGGGAATGGTGCTGAAATCCAAAAGCATCGACCAGGTGAAATCAGGCATGGCCCGCTCAGAGCCACTTTTTGTGGCGGAAATAGATGATCAGCCCCGCGGCCACCGCGGCCATCGCGGCCAAGACCGCCGGATAGCCATAGTGCAGGCGCAGCTCGGGCATGTATTCGAAATTCATGCCATAAACCCCGGCGATGAACGTCAGCGGGATAAAGATCGAGGCCATGATCGTCAGCACCTTCATCACCTCGTTGGTGCGGTTGCCCAAGGCCCCCAGGTGCAGCTCCATCAGGCCGGTGGCCTGCTCGCGGATGGCGTCGGCGGCGTCGAGCACGTGCAGGGCGTGGTCGGCCACATCGCGCAAAAATGGCCACACCGGCTGGCTGAAAAAGCCCGAATCGCCCCTGGCGATGAAATTGACCACCTCGCGCAGGGGCCACAGCACCCGCCGCAGGTGGATTATCTGGCCCTTGAAGTGATAGAGCGCCTTGGCCGAGGCCTCGGAGGGGTTGGCCAAGACCTGGTCCTCGATGGCGTCGAGGCTCTCGCCGAAGGCTTCCAACACGCCGAAATTGCTGTCGATCATCACATCGATGATGGCGTAGGCCAGGTAGTCGGCCCCCATTTCGGCGATGCGGCCGCGCCGCTGGGCGATGCGCTGGGCCACCAAATCCAGGGGCGTGTCGTCGCTCTCCTCGAAGGTGGCCACCCAACCCCGGCCCAAGACCAGGCTGAGCTGCTCCTCGCTGATGACGGCGGTTTGTTGATCGAAGCGCAGGAGCCTCAGCACCACGAAGAGATAGTCGGCGAACTCCTCGACCTTGGGCCGCTGGGTGGCCTCGACCACATCCTCCAGCAGCATCGGGTGCAGGTTCAGGCGTTGGCCCAGGCCGCGGATCAGCTCCAGGTCGTGCAGGCCGCGCACGCGCAGCCAGCAGACCTCGTCGGCGACCGGGGCCACGTCGCCCGGCCCGGCGTTTTCGACCACGCGCCGGCCCTGGCCGTTGTAGTAGGTCACCGTGGCCGAAGGCGTCTGGACGCGCCGCCGGCCCACGTGGACCAGCGACCCGGGCGGCAGGGCGGCCCGCCGAGACCAGCCTTTGATAAAATCGAGCATGGCGGTGGGCTTCGATGCCTTCCGCGCCCGCCCCGACGGCGGGCCGTTGGCGGCTTTGGCCCGGCCCGCTAGGGCGTGGGCGCCTTGGTCAACAAGAACTTCAGGTCGTTGTCGTCGAAGTAAAACCCGCCGCCCATGAAGAACGTGCTGTTGCCCTGGTCGCTGAGCACGTCGTCAACGCCGGCGGTGACATAAAAGTATTTCATGAACCGATAGTCGGAACGCAGCTTGAGGTGGGGCTTTTCGTCGGTGCTGAAGTCGAAGAGCTCCATGGTCAGGCGCAGGTCGTCGTCCATGAGCATGTAGTCCAGGGCGAAGCCGCCGGTGGACTGGAACAGGCCGGCGCGAATCACGGCGTCGTAGAAGCGCTTGCCGATCTGGGCGTTGAAGGTCAGGTCGTCCTTGTCGGTGGTGAACTGCTTGACCCGGACGTGGGAAATCTCGCCGTCGGTGTTGGTGGTGGTGTCGGTGAGCGTCTCGCGGCGGCGGCCCACCGGGTCGGAGACCACGCCCAGCAGGTAGAACTTGTCCATGCGCGGCTGCAAGAGCACGTTGACCTCGCTGCGCAGGGCCTCGTGCTGGAACAGGTACTCGCCGCGGTAATCCACCTTCAGGCGCCAGGCGTCGCCCTGGCCGATGTAGTCGTTGATGCCGGTGAGGGCCTGGTCGATCTTGTCGATGGTGGCGTCGTCGTTGACCAGGCGGCCCAGGGTGCCCTTGCCCTGGTTGATCTTGTCGCTGACCTGGCGCAGGGAGGCCAGGGTGGAGTTGAGGTCGCGCACGGTCTGGTCGTTGTTGACCAGTTGGCCGATGGTGCCCTTGCCGTCGTCGATCTTGGCCAGCACGGAGTTGAGGCTGTGCATGGTCTGTTCCATGTTGGCGCTGGCCTTGGCGAAGTTCTGGATGGTGCTGGTCAGGGCCGAGCGGTTTTCGTCGCTGAGCTGGCTGATGTTTTCGGAAAAATTGTCCAGGTTGGCGATGATGTTGTCCAGCCGGGCCTGGTTGTCGCCGATGACCACCTTGAGCGTGTCGGTCAGCTCCTTGATGTTGGAAAGCGACTGGGCGATGTTGCGTTGGCTCTCGGGCGAGGCGATGCTCATCTTCAGCGACGAGGTGATGGCCCCGATGTCCTCGGCCACCTGGCCGATGCGGCTCATGACCTGATCCAGGTCGGTGGGCACGCTGGCCCGGGCCAGGCGCTGGCCGTTTTCCAGCGGCGGCGCGGCGGGGCTGCCGCCCTCGATGGAGACGAACTTGTCGCCCAGAACGCCACGGGTGCGGATCAGGGCCTGCACGTCGGCCGGCAGATGCACGTCCTCGTTGATGCGTAGCGTAATCCGCGCCCGGCCCTGGTCCAGGCTCACCCCGGCCACCTTGCCGATGGTGATGCCGGCCATTTCCACCGGGGCGTTGAGCTTCAGGCCGCTGGCCGAATCGAACAGCGCCCAGACCTCGTAGCCAGCCGGCTCGCCGATCTGGAAATCGCCCAGCCGCAGCGTCATGTAACCCAACAGGGCGATGGCCACCATCACGAAGACGCCGACTTTTGCTTCCGTGGATACCCCGGCCATGAACCCTCCGCCCTTTCGCCTCTCAAGCCATTAAAACATATTATCGGCGCGGCCGCGAATTACAATACCTCGATGGGCCCCTCGACGCTGCCGCTGATGAACTGTCGCACCACCGGGTCGTCGCTGTCGCCGATCTGTTCGGGCGAGCCGCTGGCGATGATCCGGCCCTGATAGAGCATGGCGATCTGGTGGGCGATCTTGAGCGCCCCGGCGATGTCGTGGCTGATGACCACGCTGGTGAT
Protein-coding regions in this window:
- the corA gene encoding magnesium/cobalt transporter CorA translates to MLDFIKGWSRRAALPPGSLVHVGRRRVQTPSATVTYYNGQGRRVVENAGPGDVAPVADEVCWLRVRGLHDLELIRGLGQRLNLHPMLLEDVVEATQRPKVEEFADYLFVVLRLLRFDQQTAVISEEQLSLVLGRGWVATFEESDDTPLDLVAQRIAQRRGRIAEMGADYLAYAIIDVMIDSNFGVLEAFGESLDAIEDQVLANPSEASAKALYHFKGQIIHLRRVLWPLREVVNFIARGDSGFFSQPVWPFLRDVADHALHVLDAADAIREQATGLMELHLGALGNRTNEVMKVLTIMASIFIPLTFIAGVYGMNFEYMPELRLHYGYPAVLAAMAAVAAGLIIYFRHKKWL
- a CDS encoding MlaD family protein, with the translated sequence MAGVSTEAKVGVFVMVAIALLGYMTLRLGDFQIGEPAGYEVWALFDSASGLKLNAPVEMAGITIGKVAGVSLDQGRARITLRINEDVHLPADVQALIRTRGVLGDKFVSIEGGSPAAPPLENGQRLARASVPTDLDQVMSRIGQVAEDIGAITSSLKMSIASPESQRNIAQSLSNIKELTDTLKVVIGDNQARLDNIIANLDNFSENISQLSDENRSALTSTIQNFAKASANMEQTMHSLNSVLAKIDDGKGTIGQLVNNDQTVRDLNSTLASLRQVSDKINQGKGTLGRLVNDDATIDKIDQALTGINDYIGQGDAWRLKVDYRGEYLFQHEALRSEVNVLLQPRMDKFYLLGVVSDPVGRRRETLTDTTTNTDGEISHVRVKQFTTDKDDLTFNAQIGKRFYDAVIRAGLFQSTGGFALDYMLMDDDLRLTMELFDFSTDEKPHLKLRSDYRFMKYFYVTAGVDDVLSDQGNSTFFMGGGFYFDDNDLKFLLTKAPTP